A genomic stretch from Bacillaceae bacterium S4-13-56 includes:
- a CDS encoding selenium metabolism-associated LysR family transcriptional regulator: MNLNQLQAFLKVVETKSFQRAGRILHVSQPTITQRIQALEEHFNCKLLQRDKSLTPKGELVYRSAIKILDEWGRLEARLNGEIEEGNQMIGASSVPSETFLPYWIQQFRQKYSSVTFQMKIGGSYQVINWLKEGMVDLAITGIYSQEKGIVSYPLLEDTLQLVAPHSFDIESPSNFRELVHQPWILREKNSHTRKTFETALQSFGYSIEDLLIVAEVQTNEAVIALVEAGLGMAPLSKLVATNPVMNRRVKAIEVENWSFSRSFYLTVRKGEENSAFIDAFLQAWPECPYFKSLKKEV, translated from the coding sequence ATGAATTTGAACCAGCTTCAAGCATTTTTAAAAGTAGTGGAAACGAAAAGCTTTCAAAGGGCTGGGCGTATTTTGCATGTATCACAGCCAACTATTACACAAAGAATTCAAGCATTAGAGGAACATTTTAATTGTAAGCTTTTACAACGTGATAAAAGCCTAACCCCAAAAGGAGAATTGGTTTATCGATCTGCCATAAAAATATTAGATGAGTGGGGAAGATTAGAAGCACGACTTAATGGTGAAATAGAAGAAGGAAATCAAATGATTGGAGCAAGTTCAGTTCCGTCTGAAACTTTTTTACCTTACTGGATTCAACAGTTTAGACAAAAATATTCTTCCGTTACCTTTCAGATGAAAATAGGCGGAAGTTACCAGGTCATCAACTGGTTAAAAGAAGGCATGGTTGACCTAGCTATTACAGGAATATATAGTCAGGAAAAAGGAATTGTCTCTTACCCATTATTAGAGGATACTTTACAACTTGTAGCACCTCATTCTTTTGATATAGAAAGTCCTTCTAATTTTCGCGAATTGGTTCATCAGCCTTGGATCCTTAGGGAAAAAAATTCGCATACCCGAAAAACTTTTGAAACTGCTTTACAATCATTTGGGTATTCCATTGAGGATCTACTTATTGTTGCTGAGGTTCAAACAAACGAGGCTGTCATAGCCTTAGTAGAAGCGGGATTAGGCATGGCTCCACTGTCAAAGCTTGTCGCCACTAACCCAGTCATGAATCGTAGAGTGAAAGCTATTGAAGTAGAGAATTGGAGTTTTTCAAGAAGTTTTTATTTAACGGTAAGGAAAGGTGAAGAAAATTCAGCCTTTATTGATGCATTTTTACAAGCATGGCCAGAATGTCCCTATTTTAAATCTCTTAAAAAAGAGGTATAA